The sequence CGGGGTGCCGACCACGACGTACTGCGGCAACTCGCAGGCCGGTGCCAGCGGTGCCATGTTCGCGCTGCCCCTCGCCCCGGGGGCCAGTACGAGCTACAGCATCACCTACACCATCGCCCCCGACTCGACCTGCGGCAGCGGGCTGAACGTCGACTTCTACTCGTACGTGTACTACGAGTACCAGGGCGGCGCCGCGGTCAACGACGACGTCATCGGCTTCAAGGGCACCGACGTGCTCTGCGCCTGATCCCGCTCACCCGCCCGGCCGGACGTCAGTGGGGCACCGGTGCGTGCCGGGTGAGTCCGGCCCGGACGGCGACGTCGAGCGCCGGTTCGAAGCGCAGCGCCTCGCGGTCGTCGTCCCCGACCCCGGCGGCCGCGAGCAGTTCCGCCACCGCTGACGCGTCGACGGTGCGCTCCTCGGCGCGGCGCAGGAACCGCGTCACGGCGGCGGCGAAGGCGGGTGCGTCCGCGCGCAGCACCCACGCCAGCTCCGCCGCCTCGGTGAGGAACAGCTGTTCCGAGCCGAGCCACGGCGCGGCGGCGGCGAGACCGTCCTCGATCAGGGCGTCCGGGTAGGGGATCCGGTGCCAGGAGCCGTCCTGCCACCAGTACAGGAAGCCGAACAGGTTCCCCTGGGCGTCCTCGCGCAGCTGCTCCCAGGGCAGCCAGTCCGGGCCGCCGGCCAGGAAGTCGATCTGCCGGCCGTCGACGTGGGTGTGACTGCCGTCGGAGTCCTGGCCGCAGAACACCGCCCGGTCGTCGTCGACCAGGGTGAGGCGCCACCAGAAGGAGCCACCGCCGTTCTCGCTCCACACGCCCTGCTCGTCCAGCCAGTGCTCGCGGTTGCCCTGGGCGGCGTCCAGCAGGGCGAGCAGCACGGCGCGCGCCCACACCTGCCCAGCGTCGTCGAGGTCCTCGGGCCGGCTCGGCCTGTGCATGATCGTCGTCCCCTCCGTCGGATGGCGGACAGCCTGCCACAGACCTGCGACACCCCGGGCGAATCCCCCTGAACACCCCGGCCGCAGCCCCGCGGGCCCCGGGCGACACCCCGGTGGGACCCCCGCCCGCAGCGCGCCGACCCCCGACGAGGACAATGGCGCGGTGAACGACACGATCGACCCGCCCCGCGCGCACGGCCCGCAGCAGCCGTCGGACCCGGGCGTGGACTACCAGGAGCTGGTCCGGGACGCCATGGCGGCGGCCGTGCGCTCGCCGCTGCGCGGCCGGGTGGCCGACTACATCCCGGCCCTGGCCGAGGCCGACCCGACGGCGTTCGGGATGGCGATCGCGACCGTGGACGGCCGGGTGTTCGGTGCGGGGGACTGGCAGCAGCCGTTCTCCGTCCAGTCGGTGTCCAAGCTGTTCACCCTCGCGCTCGCGCTGGCCGAGGGAGGCGATGGCCTGTGGGCGGGCGTCGGCCGCGAACCCTCCGGCAACCCGTTCAACTCGCTGGTCCAGCTGGAGACCGAGCACGGCATCCCCCGCAACCCCTTCATCAACGCGGGCGCCCTCGTGGTCACCGACCGGCTGCTGGAGCTCACCGGTGACGCGGTCGGCACCGTCCTGGACTTCCTGCGCGCGGAGTCCGGCGACCCGGCCGTCGCGGTGGACCGCGCGGTCGCCGCCTCCGAGGCCGAGCACGGCCACCGCAACGCCGCGATGGCGCACTTCATGGCCGGCTACGGCAATCTCCGCAATCCGGTCGAGGACGTGCTCGCGCACTACTACGCGCACTGCGCGATCGCGACGAACTGCCGTGACCTGGCCCTGGCCGGTCTCTTCCTCGCCCGCCACGGCGTGCGCGCCGACGGGTCGCGGCTGCTGTCGCGCAGCGAGGCCAAGCGGATCAACGCCGTGCTGCTCACCTGCGGCACCTACGACGCGGCCGGCGAGTTCGCCTACCGGGTCGGCCTGCCGGGCAAGAGCGGGGTCGGTGGCGGCGTCCTCGCGGTGCTGCCCGGCCGGGGCACGGTCTGCACCTGGAGCCCCGGTCTGGACGCGGCTGGGAACTCGGTGCTGGGCGTGGCCGCCCTGGACGCGCTGACGACGGCGACCGGCTGGTCGATCTTCTGATGACCGTACTGCCGGGACCGTCCGCGCTGCCCGTTTCGCCCCAACTGCCCGTTTTACTCCCACTGGCCGCACCTTCCCCGCCACGCGCCCTGGTCGCGCCGGTATCCGTCCCCGCGCCCAGGGGCCCGGGCGGGACGCCCGGCCGACCCGCCGCCGCAGCACGCGGTGACGTACCGGCAGCTGACGGTCACACACTTGTTATGTCCCCTTCATCGGTCCGACGACCGACCCCGTCATGCTCTGCAACGGCGGAAGCCACCGCCGAAGGCGCGCCGGCCCTCAGGCGCACTGACAAGGGGACCCCCATCGTGACCGTCCGCCGCTCCCTCATCGGCACCCTCGCCGTCGGTCTGCTCGCCGCGGCCGCCGCGCTCGTGCCGATCGGTTCCGCCGCCGAGGCCGCCGAGCGCACCCCCGGCGAGCTCCCGTTCGGTTCCGCCACCACCGTCGGCCTGCACAACACCTACGACCCGGCCGCCTTCCGCTACCTCGCCCAGGGCCTCGACACCGGCACCGGCATGATCGAGCTGGACGCCTGGCCGAACGCCATCACCAAGGAGTGGAAGGTCAGTCACTCCAACCCGCTCGGCAACACCAACAACTGCGTCAGCGCCACCGCGGCCTCCCAGCTCTACACCGGCAGCGGCAACAAGAACCTGGACACCTGCCTCGACGACGTCCGGGTGTGGCTCGCCGCCCACCCCGCCGCGGGACCGCTGGTGATCAAGCTGGAGCTCAAGCCCGGCTTCTCCGGGAACCTCGGCATGGGCCCGGCCCAGCTGGACGCGCTGATCGCCGCCCACCTCGGCTCCGCCGCGCTGCGCCCGGCCGACCTGCTCGCCAGGCCCGGCGGCGGCAGCTACGCGACTCTCGACGAAGCGGCCCGCGCCGGCAACTGGCCGACCCGGGCGGCGCTCGCGGGCCGGGCGCTGGTGTACGTGATCCCCGGTACGGTCGAGCTGGACAACCCCTTCGACACCCTGCACACCGACGTCGAGTACGGCCGGTACCTGCGCGACCTGGCGGCAGCGAACCGGATCGGCGAGGCCCGGATGTTCCCGACCGCGCTCGGCGCCGCGGCCGGCGACCCGCGCACCCGGTACAGCGAGACCTCGATCCGGCCGTGGTTCGTGGTCTTCGACGGTGACGCCGCCGCCTATGCGAACGGCATCGACACCTCCTGGTACGACACCAACCACTACCTGCTGACGATGACCGACGCCCACAACGTCGCCCCGGCGATCAGCGGCACCGACCCCACCGCGGACCAGGCCCGCACC comes from Streptomyces sp. TLI_053 and encodes:
- a CDS encoding glutaminase, which produces MDYQELVRDAMAAAVRSPLRGRVADYIPALAEADPTAFGMAIATVDGRVFGAGDWQQPFSVQSVSKLFTLALALAEGGDGLWAGVGREPSGNPFNSLVQLETEHGIPRNPFINAGALVVTDRLLELTGDAVGTVLDFLRAESGDPAVAVDRAVAASEAEHGHRNAAMAHFMAGYGNLRNPVEDVLAHYYAHCAIATNCRDLALAGLFLARHGVRADGSRLLSRSEAKRINAVLLTCGTYDAAGEFAYRVGLPGKSGVGGGVLAVLPGRGTVCTWSPGLDAAGNSVLGVAALDALTTATGWSIF
- a CDS encoding phosphatidylinositol-specific phospholipase C domain-containing protein, with translation MTVRRSLIGTLAVGLLAAAAALVPIGSAAEAAERTPGELPFGSATTVGLHNTYDPAAFRYLAQGLDTGTGMIELDAWPNAITKEWKVSHSNPLGNTNNCVSATAASQLYTGSGNKNLDTCLDDVRVWLAAHPAAGPLVIKLELKPGFSGNLGMGPAQLDALIAAHLGSAALRPADLLARPGGGSYATLDEAARAGNWPTRAALAGRALVYVIPGTVELDNPFDTLHTDVEYGRYLRDLAAANRIGEARMFPTALGAAAGDPRTRYSETSIRPWFVVFDGDAAAYANGIDTSWYDTNHYLLTMTDAHNVAPAISGTDPTADQARTRTELLARAHASIVSSDWRKLPAVQSLVLPRG